Proteins encoded by one window of Myripristis murdjan chromosome 1, fMyrMur1.1, whole genome shotgun sequence:
- the LOC115361703 gene encoding trypsin-like: MAQLLLLLLLLWADFTVGDVHKRIIGGQPCPQDERRYHVLLRGDFFNGTHRGGNFCGGSLINDQWILTAAHCRTRMRPRLAPWQNQHLFCGQTPGVDACRGDSGSGVVHRGQIYGVMSSTGCRALEEPIVFMNLCRYKEWIREITGIYAESPSY, from the exons ATGGctcagctgctgcttcttctgctgttgctgtgggcTG ACTTCACTGTGGGCGATGTGCACAAGAGGATTATTGGAGGTCAGCCATGTCCACAAGATGAGCGGAGGTACCATGTCCTGCTCAGAGGAGATTTTTTCAACGGTACACACAGAGGTGGAAACTTCTGTGGTGGCTCTCTGATCAATGACCAGTGGATCCTGACTGCGGCTCACTGCAGAACCAGGATG AGGCCTCGCCTGGCTCCATGGCAGAATCAGCACTTATTCTGTGGACAAACTCCTGGAGTGGATGCGTGCAGA GGTGACTCTGGTTCAGGAGTGGTGCATAGGGGCCAGATTTACGGTGTCATGTCCTCCACTGGTTGTCGGGCTCTTGAGGAACCAATTGTGTTCATGAATCTCTGTAGATACAAGGAGTGGATCCGAGAGATTACTGGCATATACGCTGAAAGTCCTTCATATTAA